The region TTTGGTTTCAAACTTTGCTGTTGATAATTCGTGCTGGAATGGTGTTCGCATCGTGAGAGAGTGTTTGGGATGTAGCTTTTGGAATTCGCTTGTTGCCAGCGATGCTCCATCGTGATTGAAATCCAGCTGACTGCAATGTAAATAGGGGAAAGTTATCAGCATATCCAAAGGGAGTTTGGCTGCTCGTTCCAGAATCTTTGTTGTCAGGTAGTTGCTGGTGAGAGGAATGAGCGGAATTGATACGGATTTGGAAAGCAGAAGAGAGTCTTTCGGATTTCCAATAATGTAATGAATAATCTGACCCACAAACAAAAAGGCTGACACCGTCGCAGCCACCAGTGTGATCATTCCACCAACGGCACTTTGTGATCGCAATTCGGGCCGCGTCTTGACGAACGCGTCAAGTTTCCGCAACCCAACCATAGCTGCGAAAAAGAATCTTTCAACGCTGAAAAAAAGCAATAACCGAGCACTGCCAACACCGATGTCAAGAGCAAGAATCAGCAATGGCGAAGTCTTTCTGGGGTCGATCGCTTCATCGGTTCGGTGTCTTACGGATGGCATCGTTCGATAGCGTAGGTTTGATGCCCAGGGTTGAACCCAaatttttcttttgttccggAAACGAATACCGTACCCCATATTAAACCCTCATGATGATCTTACATTGGACAGAATTTTGGATTGTACTCTAATTGTGGTACCCAAACAAAagtatttactgttaacttTAAACCCTCATTATTCATTTTGAGGTCTTGCCCGTATGATAtattttttcatttctttgtTGCCCAAATGCTAAAATTCTCCAACATCTACTATCAGGCCAGAAAGGATATTCAATGTGGCACAAAAGGGACTAAGCACTGACCTTGTAATTGGTCTCACTATACTGATTTGGATTGGGTTTCTTCCCTTTGCTTAATCAGCCCTACATCTTCACCCCAGAACATTGCAGAAACTAATTTGATGTTACGTTGCCCAGAACAGACAAGATGGCAGAGCCAAGGATGGAATATCACACAATGTTAAAGgtaatttactgttagctgACACAAATCTAGACCATACCAAACTGTGACAGTTAGTGTTACCTTCCTTGCCACATCCTGCTTTGCGACACTACTCTATTGACATGACTTTTTTTCAGAAAGAAAAGGAGCAATTGCGAACCAGATGAAGAATGAAATAAAGAAACACCGCCAAATAACTTGAAAGTTAAGATGAAAAGGGACAAGGAATTTTCCTTGTTGAATGTAGGTGATATAGAAGCACTAGGTGGACAAACTCTTTGCTATGTAACTGCAAGTTTTTCCTGTTGGCCAGGCCTACCGAAATCCAATCAAACCGCTTGATCAATGGCAATCATTTTGAAAGGCATAGAGGCAAGGACAAACAAAAATCAGTGCATCAAGTGCCTATGTTTTAAAAAAGTTTTAGAAGGCTAGAAGAAATTGATAACTTTCTCGGCCATCGCGGCAAATACAGGGACACAAAACCAGCTAATCAAACCAGCCGCAACAATGAGCGATCCAATCTTGGCATAAGCACTAGTGGTCGACTCCAAACCTGAAGAGATATTACCACCGGGCCGCTTTTTATCCACAAGACGTGGGTGTGCAGTTGCTTGGCCTATTGGAGCTTCTGTAAAACCTAGAGTTTCCGCCTAAAATCAAATGGATGTGTTAGTATCAGTTCCACTTTCATAAAAGACGAGACTTTATGTCAGACTCACCCTAGGAATCATGTCACCAACTAGATGTTGGCCGGGAAGGCGAGTTCGATGATAGCCTGCTTCCTGCATCGCGAGTTCAGACAACGGTAGCGGCTTAGGGCGGTATGGAACGGCAGTGGAGGAGGGTAATGGAAGGTCACGGTAACGGTCTTCTTTTAGAATTGGAACCTTGGCAATGTACCTCCCAAACATGTACTTTTTCATAGCCTTAAGCTTTGTTGCGTTCTCTCTTTTAACCCGAGCCTTTGCAGCGGCGGCGGAGGTCTGAAGACGGCGCTTTTCTCGATCcagtttcttcttctcctgaATCTCCGCTTCGGTAGGTGGCTTTATCTTGCCAACATAGTAGACATCCACAAGCTTCATCCAAGGACCAAATGTGAACCAAACCAAAAATCGAGACGTCCATTTGATCAGAAAGAACCAAGGAATAAACACACAGATAATTGACAGCAGAAGACATCCGGCAGAAACCCAGAATGCAATGTAGCATTCTTCCCAAAACAGAACGTA is a window of Phaeodactylum tricornutum CCAP 1055/1 chromosome 28, whole genome shotgun sequence DNA encoding:
- a CDS encoding predicted protein → MGYGIRFRNKRKIWVQPWASNLRYRTMPSVRHRTDEAIDPRKTSPLLILALDIGVGSARLLLFFSVERFFFAAMVGLRKLDAFVKTRPELRSQSAVGGMITLVAATVSAFLFVGQIIHYIIGNPKDSLLLSKSVSIPLIPLTSNYLTTKILERAAKLPLDMLITFPYLHCSQLDFNHDGASLATSEFQKLHPKHSLTMRTPFQHELSTAKFETKKGQGCTIEGHIRVPVVAGKFEITLNKRTWQQAASILNRQMLMQVLGATSEHTSSNDELGDRYNSTHFIHYIRFGDSFPLNIEKPLEKRRHIFRNKYGAMAVQEMKIELVPTYTSTWLPTSSRQTYQASVVDSTIEPEHMAQAGASSLPGLAVQYDFSPLTVYHTGGRDNILVFLSSLVSIVGGVFVTVGLVSGCLVHSAQAVAKKID